The window GCAATTCGAAACCCGTTATTAGCGGAGGCAGAACAATCACCCTTGCCGGTACTGAAGTTCTATCTGCAGATCTTTCTTTACTGCAGAAAGGGAAGGAGGGAATGCTTCAGGATATTTATGTTGATGGAAAAAGAGCCATACGTGCCAGAATGCCAAATAGTGGTTATTTGAATTTTAAAAAGACTGCTGAAAAAAAGAATTCAGATTTGCCATGGAGCCAAACAAACTCTGTTCAATACTTTGAAATCCCTTCAGAAACCTATGATGAATTAAAAAAGGTACCTGCAGAGAAATTAAAGAACATACGATTTAATGCCTATCACAAATGGATTGCGACAAGCCGCACGATTGATTCATTAAGTTCAGGCAGTCCAGGTTTTTATTCAACCGGTCAAGCCATGGCTCCCCATAACAAAATTGATAAGTCATCGCTTTTCTTTTTTGAGAATGCAGATTATGCATTGGATATGAAAAATGAATGGGTTATCGATGAAAATAATGTGGTGAAATATATTCCTGAAGATAGAAAAATAAAGGAAGTAAAAGCTGTCGTACCCGTAATTGAGAAATTATTGGTTATTCAAGGCGATAGTAAAAATTTGGTAACCAATGTTTCTTTTGAAGGTATCTCATTTTGTTTTGCCAATAAACCATTTATCGCCTCTAAATATGGTCAGGCAGCCACTGCAATTGATGCCGCTATTATGCTAAATGATGCGAAAAACATTCAGTTTGAAAATTGCCGGATCATGCATACTGGCCAATATGCTATTTGGTTTAAAAACAATGTCAAATATTGCGGTTTGCGGAAATGTTATATCAACGATTTAGGTGCGGGCGGTGTGCGTATCGGGCCTACTGAATTGCCTGGTGATACACTAAAAACTACTTCCAATATCCGTATAGAAAATTGTATTATTCAATCCGGAGGAAAAAACTACGCACATGGCGTAGGGGTGTTAGTTGCTCATGCTGCTAATAACATCATCATGCACAATGATATTGCAGACTTTGGGTATAGTGGTGTATCAGTTGGATGGGTTTGGGGCTACGGCTACAGCCCAAGTGTTAACAATAAAGTGTTATTCAATCAAATACACCACATCGGGTGGGGGATTTTAAGTGATATGGCAGGCATCTATACACTTGGTATTTCTCCGGGCACCGAAATAAACAACAATATCATTCATGATGTGTATTCTTACAGCTATGGTGGCTGGGGGCTGTATACTGATGAGGGTTCATCAGATATTCACATGGAAAATAATCTGGTTTATCGTACCAAAACGGGTGGCTTCCACCAGCATTATGGGAAAAACAATATAATCAATAATAATATCATTGCCTGGAGTAAGCAATTCTTAGCTCAAAATTCAAGAATTGAGAAACACCAAAGTTTTGAATTCAAGCATAATATTTTGCTATCAGGCGGAGAAACCTTTTTTCAAGGCACCTGGAAAAAAGGTAGTGTAAATATTGATAGCAATGCATATTGGAACATGCATGATAAAAAGAATTTTTTTATGATTTCAACGAGTGAATATGGAAGTAAACCTGACACTTTATCTTTTAAACAGTGGTCGGAGAGTAGTGGTAGAGACAAAAACAGCATATTCCTTAACCCGCACTTTAAGGATCCTGAGAAATATGATTTTAAGATCAGGAATAAATCTTTGCTAAGGCAAATAGGATTTATTCCATTTGATTATACAAGGGCAGGGGTTACTGGTGATAAGAAGTGGAAAAAATTAGCTGTTTTGCCGGCAAAAATTATTCAGGAATTTGATAGAACAGTTAGGGAAACCATGCTGCAATAAACAGAAAAGAGAATTTCAGGGAATTAGCATTTGTTATTGATGATACAAGCTAAATGAGATATAGTATAATCCATTTTTATGATAATTATCAATAATAGATAATAGATATGAACAATTTGATAGAAAAATATTACAAAGAAGAGAATGGATACCATCCTTTTTTTATT is drawn from Pedobacter sp. HDW13 and contains these coding sequences:
- a CDS encoding right-handed parallel beta-helix repeat-containing protein, which produces MNKRLLLLLFFFTAVIQFAYAEDIVVYVAPKGVGNGTKISPCSLEQAVAMLPRLKRESKTGSITILLKDGTYELNGPLLLSPENGGTNDLKIVFKASGNSKPVISGGRTITLAGTEVLSADLSLLQKGKEGMLQDIYVDGKRAIRARMPNSGYLNFKKTAEKKNSDLPWSQTNSVQYFEIPSETYDELKKVPAEKLKNIRFNAYHKWIATSRTIDSLSSGSPGFYSTGQAMAPHNKIDKSSLFFFENADYALDMKNEWVIDENNVVKYIPEDRKIKEVKAVVPVIEKLLVIQGDSKNLVTNVSFEGISFCFANKPFIASKYGQAATAIDAAIMLNDAKNIQFENCRIMHTGQYAIWFKNNVKYCGLRKCYINDLGAGGVRIGPTELPGDTLKTTSNIRIENCIIQSGGKNYAHGVGVLVAHAANNIIMHNDIADFGYSGVSVGWVWGYGYSPSVNNKVLFNQIHHIGWGILSDMAGIYTLGISPGTEINNNIIHDVYSYSYGGWGLYTDEGSSDIHMENNLVYRTKTGGFHQHYGKNNIINNNIIAWSKQFLAQNSRIEKHQSFEFKHNILLSGGETFFQGTWKKGSVNIDSNAYWNMHDKKNFFMISTSEYGSKPDTLSFKQWSESSGRDKNSIFLNPHFKDPEKYDFKIRNKSLLRQIGFIPFDYTRAGVTGDKKWKKLAVLPAKIIQEFDRTVRETMLQ